One genomic window of Candidatus Kuenenia stuttgartiensis includes the following:
- a CDS encoding TonB-dependent receptor plug domain-containing protein: MKRLIITAFFAIYTSFTMMPVLAEDFPYQENTEPVEITNAIHEEIRWLLAETEVAISTRHGVRISKAPGIVTVLNGEEISHSGYRTFSELLRTVPGYEILKSGNFGGIFPAVRGLDGANRVRVMIDGHFVNNPLDGSAFGNFDDFPLKNIKKIEIIRGPGSALYGENAFLSVINIITKNGADIDGILVDSGFGSYDTLEENIVFGKRYGNIEVSGMMHYRDTNGYDGIVESDSQSVLDKSLSPYGFPAVSQAPGEVEDWRREYSLHLKMAYKDVYLLGWYNNKNRGPFIGPQHALADESDIESNYVFAEVGYKKTFEDIFTVKPRVYYDQFDDDSYVESFPEGATLSFDTNNDGVYDTFKTYPDGFVGDGKVIQRIIGAEMPFDYELFDGNIITVGFEYRRIQQTDVRYSANFDPLTMDPLESMKDFTDTYPFLKETTRNIWSVYIQDTWDITEDISLTLGARHDEYNDFGNATSPRSGLTWKFMENATLKFLYGEAFRAPSFLEMFTVNQPARLGNEDLDPEIIRTMEMGLMYTFNKHVTSSINYFNNNIKNLIMLRALDSASETWQYDNFGDARVQGFEVETKINVSPGNYVFFNYTFQDPEDDHGNELPFVAKHKGNIGINVQPCRYINTNASAFFSGKRYREEDDGRDDMPSYALVNLSVTGRNFFGTMNVQGTIFNVFDKDYKDPGPVSIAEDLPRPGRTYFVGLSYQF; this comes from the coding sequence ATGAAAAGATTGATTATTACAGCATTTTTCGCAATTTACACAAGTTTCACCATGATGCCTGTCCTGGCGGAAGATTTCCCCTACCAAGAAAATACGGAACCTGTTGAAATTACCAATGCAATTCATGAGGAGATCAGATGGTTGCTGGCGGAAACCGAAGTTGCTATATCGACCAGGCATGGGGTGCGCATAAGCAAGGCGCCGGGCATAGTAACGGTATTAAATGGTGAGGAGATTTCCCATTCCGGATATCGTACCTTCTCTGAATTATTGCGGACTGTGCCGGGCTATGAAATACTAAAATCGGGGAATTTTGGCGGAATATTTCCTGCGGTGAGGGGTCTTGACGGCGCAAACAGGGTGCGGGTAATGATTGATGGCCACTTTGTGAATAATCCCTTAGACGGCAGCGCTTTTGGCAATTTTGACGATTTCCCGTTAAAAAATATTAAGAAAATAGAGATTATACGCGGACCGGGTTCCGCATTGTACGGAGAAAATGCCTTTTTGTCGGTGATTAATATTATTACAAAAAACGGGGCAGATATAGACGGCATACTGGTGGACAGCGGTTTTGGAAGCTATGACACGTTGGAGGAAAACATTGTGTTTGGCAAGCGATATGGAAACATTGAAGTTTCCGGCATGATGCATTACAGAGATACGAATGGTTATGACGGCATTGTAGAAAGCGACAGCCAGTCTGTGCTGGATAAATCGTTGTCCCCTTATGGATTTCCCGCCGTATCGCAAGCCCCTGGAGAGGTAGAGGACTGGAGAAGGGAGTATAGTCTGCATTTAAAAATGGCGTATAAGGATGTTTATCTGCTGGGATGGTATAACAATAAAAACCGGGGGCCTTTTATCGGCCCTCAGCACGCACTGGCCGATGAATCAGATATTGAGAGCAATTATGTATTTGCCGAGGTTGGATACAAAAAAACATTTGAAGATATCTTTACCGTAAAACCGAGGGTTTATTACGATCAATTCGACGACGATTCCTACGTTGAATCTTTTCCGGAAGGCGCAACCCTGTCCTTTGACACAAACAACGACGGCGTCTATGATACTTTTAAAACATATCCCGACGGCTTTGTTGGCGACGGGAAAGTGATACAGAGAATTATTGGCGCAGAGATGCCTTTCGACTATGAACTATTTGACGGCAATATCATTACAGTGGGTTTTGAATATCGGCGTATTCAGCAAACAGACGTCAGGTATTCGGCAAATTTCGACCCGTTAACCATGGACCCGCTGGAATCGATGAAAGATTTTACGGATACCTATCCTTTTCTGAAAGAAACGACGAGGAATATCTGGTCTGTTTATATACAGGATACCTGGGATATTACCGAGGATATAAGCCTTACTTTAGGCGCCAGACATGATGAATATAATGATTTTGGCAATGCGACGAGTCCCCGCTCCGGTTTGACCTGGAAGTTTATGGAGAACGCTACGTTGAAGTTTTTATATGGCGAAGCATTTCGCGCACCAAGCTTTCTTGAGATGTTTACCGTGAATCAGCCTGCAAGATTGGGGAATGAGGATTTGGACCCGGAGATTATCCGCACAATGGAAATGGGATTGATGTATACCTTCAACAAACATGTCACGAGCAGTATTAATTACTTTAACAATAATATCAAAAATCTTATAATGCTCCGCGCCCTGGATTCTGCCAGTGAGACCTGGCAGTATGATAATTTCGGTGATGCGCGTGTTCAGGGATTTGAGGTAGAGACGAAGATAAATGTATCACCTGGCAATTATGTGTTTTTTAATTATACGTTTCAGGATCCGGAGGATGATCACGGAAATGAGCTGCCCTTTGTGGCGAAGCATAAAGGCAACATTGGGATCAATGTGCAGCCATGCAGATACATAAACACAAATGCAAGCGCCTTTTTTAGCGGGAAACGATACCGGGAGGAGGATGACGGCAGGGACGATATGCCCTCATATGCATTGGTAAATCTTTCTGTTACCGGGAGAAATTTTTTTGGCACAATGAACGTGCAGGGCACGATATTTAATGTGTTTGATAAAGACTATAAAGACCCCGGGCCTGTTTCCATAGCAGAGGATTTGCCAAGGCCGGGGAGGACGTATTTTGTAGGATTAAGTTATCAGTTTTAA
- the trpE gene encoding anthranilate synthase component I, which produces MNNYYPSLEEFKQLASANNIVPVYRQLFADALTPVSAFQKLSDSKHAFLLESAAGGEKISRYSILGSDPFLEFTSMGTNVEILRKNGNNEKIQTTDPLAILEGEMSRLRPVKIKELPDFFCCAVGYIGYDVIRYYETLPDMPKDDLFLADIRILFYDTIIVFDHLTKTIKIVCSAYVDNNELEDLYKESIKRIDCVIEKLRTPVMSLSDDITTDKETSRSFCSNFERKDFLSVVDRCKEYIRAGDIFQVVISQRFKTETEAEPFNIYRVLRVINPSPYMFYFKMDDLYFIGSSPEVMVKVDGKKVIVRPIAGTRKRGLSDDEDEKLAGELIEDPKERAEHIMLLDLGRNDVGRVSRYNTVRIEEKMVIEKYSHVMHITSSICGELDDSKSAFDALRTCLPAGTLSGAPKIRAMQIIDELEPTKRGPYGGAVGYFDFFGNINTCITIRTIVLKNKHAYIQAGAGIVADSIPEKEFDETVNKAKGMMLAIEIAENMK; this is translated from the coding sequence ATGAATAATTACTATCCTTCCCTGGAAGAGTTTAAACAACTTGCCTCGGCCAACAATATTGTGCCGGTATACAGACAACTGTTTGCGGACGCACTTACCCCTGTTTCTGCATTTCAAAAATTATCAGATTCTAAACATGCCTTTTTACTTGAAAGTGCTGCCGGCGGAGAAAAAATTTCGAGATATTCCATCCTTGGGTCTGACCCATTTCTTGAATTTACTTCGATGGGTACGAATGTAGAAATTTTGAGGAAAAATGGAAATAATGAAAAAATTCAAACAACAGACCCCCTGGCTATTCTTGAAGGAGAGATGAGTAGGTTACGTCCTGTAAAAATAAAAGAACTTCCTGATTTCTTTTGCTGTGCAGTGGGATACATCGGTTACGATGTGATTCGTTATTATGAAACCTTGCCCGATATGCCTAAAGATGATCTTTTTCTGGCAGATATCAGGATTTTATTTTATGACACAATTATTGTTTTTGACCATTTGACAAAAACAATAAAGATTGTCTGTTCTGCATATGTAGATAATAACGAGTTGGAAGATTTGTATAAAGAATCTATCAAGAGAATTGATTGTGTTATTGAAAAGCTGAGAACGCCTGTCATGTCGTTAAGCGATGATATAACGACTGATAAAGAAACGAGCCGGTCTTTTTGTTCAAATTTTGAAAGAAAAGATTTTTTATCTGTAGTTGACCGATGCAAAGAATACATTCGTGCAGGAGATATTTTTCAAGTGGTAATTTCACAGAGATTTAAGACTGAGACCGAGGCGGAACCTTTTAATATTTACAGGGTGTTGCGGGTAATCAATCCTTCTCCATATATGTTTTATTTTAAAATGGATGATTTATATTTTATAGGGTCTTCTCCCGAAGTAATGGTAAAGGTAGATGGTAAAAAAGTTATCGTACGGCCTATTGCAGGTACCAGAAAAAGAGGACTGTCTGATGATGAAGATGAGAAGCTTGCTGGTGAATTAATTGAAGATCCCAAAGAAAGAGCGGAGCATATAATGCTTCTTGATTTAGGAAGGAATGATGTTGGGAGAGTTTCCCGTTACAATACTGTTCGCATCGAAGAAAAAATGGTCATCGAGAAATATTCACATGTAATGCACATTACCTCGAGTATTTGCGGCGAACTAGACGATAGTAAAAGTGCATTTGATGCTTTAAGGACATGCTTGCCGGCGGGGACACTTTCCGGCGCTCCGAAGATTAGGGCAATGCAGATTATCGACGAACTGGAACCTACTAAAAGAGGGCCGTATGGTGGCGCTGTAGGGTATTTTGATTTCTTCGGTAATATAAATACATGCATTACAATCCGAACGATAGTGTTAAAGAATAAACATGCGTATATTCAGGCTGGAGCAGGAATCGTTGCAGATTCAATACCGGAAAAGGAGTTTGATGAAACGGTAAATAAGGCAAAGGGGATGATGCTGGCGATTGAAATAGCGGAAAATATGAAGTAA
- a CDS encoding 30S ribosomal protein S1: MGLETLKRDYLKEYNVNVADIENDVESVMATEDAMENVQSAYYDSVLHFEVNSILKGRIISSIGDNVIIDCGYKSEGMVPKYEFDDPSEIRIGEEIEVLLEAVEDDSGLIKLSKRKADRIRGWETVIAKYKEGDIITGRIIRKIKGGLLVDIGVPIFLPASQIDVKPPGDIAQYVGQELTCRILKIDEERQNIVVSRRKLIEEEREKKKKLLLMEIEAGQTRKGVVKNIADFGAFIDLGGMDGLLHITDMSWGRISHPSEMLAIDDEVEVKILDVDKEKEKVALGLKQKTDNPWFNIEEKYPVGSRVKGQVVNIMSYGAFVKLETGIEGLVHISEMSWTRRINHPSEIVAIGDMVEVVVLKIDREKEEISLSIKQTEVNPWTIIEEKYPAGTKIKGRVRNLTNYGAFIEIEEGVDGLLHISDMSWAKKVAHPSEIVKKGDKIEAVVLSVDREKKRVALGLKQLQDDPWEKEIPEKYKVGDIVKGHVTKLANFGAFLELGQGIEGLLHVSEFSDKKISNPADAVNVGDELEVKVIRIEPEARKIGLSLKKIAAHPEEKNNSSDNSSSEKVVQEEKAEPSSVVESI; encoded by the coding sequence ATGGGTCTTGAAACTTTAAAACGTGATTATTTAAAGGAATATAATGTTAATGTAGCAGATATAGAAAATGACGTGGAATCAGTAATGGCAACAGAAGATGCCATGGAGAACGTACAGTCCGCTTATTATGATTCTGTCCTGCATTTTGAGGTCAACTCGATTCTAAAAGGCCGCATCATCAGTTCTATCGGCGATAACGTAATCATAGATTGCGGTTATAAATCCGAGGGCATGGTGCCCAAATACGAGTTCGACGACCCTTCCGAAATAAGAATTGGCGAAGAAATTGAAGTTTTATTAGAAGCAGTTGAAGACGATTCCGGACTCATAAAATTATCAAAACGCAAGGCCGACCGCATTCGTGGCTGGGAAACAGTTATTGCAAAATATAAAGAAGGGGACATTATTACCGGGCGTATTATTCGTAAGATAAAAGGAGGGCTGCTTGTAGATATTGGGGTACCTATTTTCCTGCCTGCCTCGCAAATTGACGTAAAACCACCGGGAGATATAGCACAATATGTTGGACAGGAACTTACCTGCAGAATTCTTAAAATTGACGAAGAACGGCAAAATATCGTTGTTTCACGAAGGAAACTGATTGAAGAAGAGCGGGAGAAAAAGAAAAAACTATTATTAATGGAAATAGAAGCAGGACAGACAAGAAAGGGCGTTGTGAAGAACATTGCCGATTTCGGCGCTTTTATCGATTTGGGTGGCATGGATGGACTGCTACATATTACGGACATGAGCTGGGGCAGGATAAGCCATCCATCAGAAATGCTTGCGATTGACGATGAAGTTGAGGTAAAAATACTCGATGTTGACAAAGAAAAGGAAAAAGTGGCTTTAGGGCTAAAACAAAAAACCGATAATCCATGGTTTAACATAGAGGAAAAATATCCAGTTGGTTCCAGGGTAAAAGGCCAGGTAGTTAATATCATGTCCTATGGGGCATTTGTTAAATTGGAGACTGGAATAGAAGGTCTTGTACATATTTCAGAAATGTCGTGGACACGTCGTATCAACCATCCTTCTGAGATTGTTGCCATCGGGGACATGGTAGAGGTAGTAGTGCTTAAAATCGATAGAGAAAAAGAAGAAATATCTTTAAGCATTAAACAAACAGAGGTCAATCCATGGACAATAATCGAGGAAAAATACCCGGCAGGAACGAAGATTAAAGGGCGGGTACGTAATCTGACAAACTATGGGGCATTTATAGAAATTGAAGAAGGCGTTGACGGTTTATTGCACATTTCCGATATGTCTTGGGCTAAAAAGGTGGCACATCCTTCAGAAATTGTTAAAAAGGGCGACAAAATAGAGGCGGTTGTTCTCTCTGTCGACAGGGAAAAGAAACGTGTTGCGCTTGGATTAAAGCAACTGCAAGACGATCCGTGGGAGAAAGAAATTCCTGAAAAATATAAGGTTGGCGATATTGTGAAAGGACACGTAACGAAACTCGCAAATTTTGGAGCCTTTTTAGAACTAGGACAAGGAATTGAAGGATTATTACATGTTTCCGAATTTTCAGATAAAAAAATCAGCAACCCTGCCGATGCGGTAAATGTAGGAGACGAACTAGAGGTGAAAGTAATTCGCATTGAGCCTGAAGCAAGAAAAATCGGTCTTAGTTTGAAGAAAATAGCGGCGCATCCTGAGGAAAAAAATAACTCTTCCGATAACTCTTCATCAGAAAAAGTAGTTCAAGAAGAAAAGGCGGAACCTTCCAGTGTCGTTGAATCCATTTAA
- a CDS encoding PD-(D/E)XK nuclease family protein: MKTKEIREIILKELPDIIKHDKEIQDFILHISKECFAGKDTTEDRFDKILRELAEDRETQNRKWLEDTNRWWEQAEKWKEQDKRWQEQTEQRKEQDKRWWEQAEKWEEQDKRWQEQTEQRKEQDKRWWEQAEKWEEQDKRWQEQIEKWKKQDQRWQEQAERWDKQESKWEENQKVIRDIMESIKKMDRKYDSTIGALGARWGLRTEQSFRNALKGILREVSGLDVINVIEYDEEGIIFGRPEQIELDLVIKNGHFMICEIKSSISKSDMYIFQKKVDFYQKKHNRKARKLIVISPMVDKKAMEFAKDSGILVYSYVEDIESEIFSV, translated from the coding sequence ATGAAAACCAAAGAAATCCGCGAGATAATCCTCAAAGAACTGCCGGATATTATTAAACATGACAAAGAGATACAAGATTTTATCTTGCATATTTCTAAAGAATGTTTTGCTGGCAAAGATACGACAGAAGACCGGTTTGACAAGATACTGAGAGAGCTTGCAGAAGACAGAGAGACACAAAACAGGAAATGGTTGGAGGATACCAATCGGTGGTGGGAGCAGGCTGAGAAGTGGAAAGAACAAGACAAACGCTGGCAGGAACAGACTGAGCAGCGGAAGGAACAAGATAAACGCTGGTGGGAACAGGCTGAGAAGTGGGAAGAGCAAGATAAACGCTGGCAGGAACAGACTGAGCAGCGGAAGGAACAAGATAAACGCTGGTGGGAGCAGGCTGAGAAGTGGGAAGAGCAAGATAAGCGCTGGCAGGAACAGATAGAGAAGTGGAAAAAACAAGATCAGCGCTGGCAGGAGCAGGCTGAACGGTGGGACAAACAGGAAAGTAAATGGGAAGAAAACCAGAAGGTTATTCGCGATATCATGGAATCTATCAAAAAGATGGACCGGAAATATGACAGCACTATCGGCGCATTAGGCGCCCGGTGGGGATTAAGGACTGAACAATCATTCAGGAATGCCTTGAAGGGAATATTGAGAGAGGTTTCCGGATTAGATGTAATTAATGTCATTGAATATGATGAGGAAGGGATAATTTTTGGACGTCCTGAACAGATAGAATTAGATTTAGTGATAAAAAACGGGCATTTTATGATATGTGAGATAAAGTCATCTATTAGCAAATCAGATATGTATATATTTCAGAAAAAAGTAGATTTCTATCAGAAAAAACATAACAGAAAGGCCCGGAAGCTTATTGTGATCTCGCCAATGGTAGATAAAAAGGCTATGGAATTTGCAAAAGACTCAGGTATATTAGTTTACAGTTATGTTGAAGATATAGAGTCGGAGATTTTTTCTGTTTAA
- a CDS encoding sigma-70 family RNA polymerase sigma factor encodes MQGDGTTDSALQAYLKEIQNIPLLTFEEELEIARKVAKGDAEAREKLIKANLRLVVSIAKEFVNRGFSFLDLIEEGNLGLIRAVEDFDITTGNRFSTYATWWIKQAIRRAIANKARIIRIPSYMLQRISQMKHASSGLLKKHERSPSEQEIAAEIDITAQNVKNIELSLQSMTSLDAPLVSGADIIWALSDITPNGKTLPPEEGLEETYEKETLKKLLDTLDKRAATVITMRYGLVDGESRTLEDISKILKISRERVRQIEKETIQKLHYLITKEEDS; translated from the coding sequence ATACAAGGAGATGGCACTACGGACTCTGCATTACAAGCCTACTTAAAAGAAATACAGAATATCCCTTTGCTTACTTTTGAAGAGGAACTGGAAATTGCCAGGAAAGTAGCAAAGGGCGATGCAGAAGCGCGGGAAAAACTAATAAAGGCAAACTTACGGCTGGTGGTAAGCATTGCAAAGGAATTTGTGAATCGCGGGTTTTCCTTTCTTGACCTCATAGAAGAAGGCAATCTGGGACTTATACGCGCCGTTGAGGATTTTGATATAACAACTGGCAATAGGTTCAGCACTTACGCTACTTGGTGGATTAAACAGGCAATTCGACGAGCTATTGCAAACAAGGCACGTATAATACGCATTCCCTCTTATATGCTGCAAAGAATTTCACAGATGAAACATGCCTCTTCCGGTTTGCTGAAAAAACACGAAAGATCGCCAAGCGAGCAAGAAATAGCAGCGGAAATTGACATCACTGCGCAAAATGTGAAAAACATCGAACTTTCCCTCCAGTCGATGACTTCTCTCGATGCTCCACTCGTTTCCGGCGCTGACATTATCTGGGCGTTAAGCGATATTACCCCAAACGGGAAAACGCTTCCTCCGGAAGAAGGACTGGAGGAGACGTATGAAAAAGAAACACTTAAAAAACTTTTGGATACCCTTGATAAACGTGCGGCAACGGTCATAACAATGCGCTACGGACTGGTTGACGGAGAGTCAAGAACACTGGAAGACATAAGCAAAATACTTAAAATAAGCCGGGAGCGTGTACGGCAGATCGAAAAAGAAACGATTCAAAAATTACACTATCTCATAACAAAAGAGGAAGATTCATAA
- a CDS encoding ABC transporter substrate-binding protein has protein sequence MIKYKNNLINNIPMLAAIMREQGRNRTFMAFFLILFSFLSGYTNTSYPDTTENVLIINSDISIKNYSLAHTGFKSVIPHPKGEINLGNKWKERSETEKIIRESGPAIIYCIGIKAYLFAQEVTNDATVIFSSIINWRRLTIKENTYGISSELLPSMQLTMYRYLFPKTNKIGVLYSKEYNEEWMQQAREDAKDIGICLVGISINKRTNITSALKKLLKNVDAIWLTSDPVVLSKTDAVSNIFQQCNAANIPVFTYSEAFIDAGATLVISADIPTTGKQAARLTLDLLSRQEKIEKVNTPAGSHISINLKKVAENKLILNADALDSVNQIIQ, from the coding sequence ATGATTAAATACAAAAACAATCTAATAAATAACATCCCGATGCTTGCCGCTATCATGCGCGAACAAGGCAGAAATCGTACATTCATGGCATTCTTTTTAATACTATTTTCCTTTCTGTCAGGCTACACAAATACGTCATACCCGGATACCACTGAAAATGTACTCATTATAAATTCAGACATATCCATCAAAAACTACTCCCTGGCGCATACGGGATTCAAATCCGTCATTCCACACCCGAAAGGCGAAATAAACCTTGGCAATAAATGGAAAGAGAGGTCCGAAACAGAGAAAATTATTCGGGAATCTGGTCCGGCTATCATATATTGCATTGGAATTAAGGCATATCTCTTCGCACAGGAAGTGACGAACGATGCCACTGTAATATTTTCTTCAATCATAAATTGGAGACGTCTCACCATAAAAGAAAACACCTATGGCATATCCTCCGAACTGCTTCCGAGTATGCAATTGACGATGTACCGTTACCTCTTCCCGAAAACAAACAAAATCGGCGTTCTTTATAGTAAGGAATATAATGAAGAATGGATGCAGCAGGCAAGGGAAGACGCCAAAGATATTGGAATCTGCCTTGTTGGAATATCCATAAACAAAAGGACAAACATAACATCTGCCCTGAAAAAACTTCTTAAAAATGTCGACGCCATTTGGCTAACTTCAGACCCGGTTGTGCTATCAAAAACAGATGCCGTCAGCAATATATTCCAGCAATGCAATGCGGCAAATATTCCTGTGTTTACATACAGCGAGGCATTTATTGATGCGGGAGCGACTCTGGTTATTTCTGCTGACATTCCCACTACCGGCAAACAAGCCGCAAGGTTGACGCTCGACCTGCTCTCCCGGCAAGAAAAGATCGAAAAGGTTAACACCCCTGCCGGTTCACACATAAGCATCAACTTAAAAAAAGTTGCAGAAAATAAATTGATTTTAAACGCAGATGCATTAGATTCAGTGAATCAGATTATTCAATAA
- a CDS encoding adenine phosphoribosyltransferase gives MEYLKKLIRDVPDFPKVGVLFKDITPLLQDAKGLKDSIACIASYVENKKIDIVVGAEARGFILATTVAFSIGTGFVPIRKPGKLPYEKASMTYNLEYGTDTLEIHKDGIKKGQQVLMVDDLLATGGTMNACCKLVESLGGNIVGCAFLIELGFLNGRDILSKYDLFSLIKY, from the coding sequence ATGGAATATTTAAAAAAATTAATTCGCGATGTACCGGATTTCCCGAAAGTGGGAGTACTATTTAAAGACATAACGCCTCTTCTTCAAGACGCAAAGGGTTTGAAAGATTCGATAGCGTGTATTGCCAGCTACGTTGAAAACAAAAAAATAGATATTGTTGTCGGCGCGGAGGCGAGAGGCTTCATACTAGCGACAACGGTTGCTTTTTCAATCGGTACAGGTTTTGTTCCCATCAGAAAACCAGGGAAGCTTCCCTATGAAAAAGCAAGCATGACGTACAACCTTGAATACGGGACAGATACACTGGAAATACACAAAGATGGTATTAAAAAGGGACAACAGGTTCTCATGGTAGATGATCTTTTGGCTACTGGTGGCACAATGAATGCATGTTGCAAGCTGGTTGAGTCGCTTGGCGGCAATATTGTTGGTTGTGCTTTTTTAATTGAATTAGGTTTTTTGAACGGAAGGGATATCTTGAGTAAATATGACCTGTTTTCATTAATAAAATACTGA
- a CDS encoding PhnD/SsuA/transferrin family substrate-binding protein, with protein MSHTFNHTIPYFYKSVFYKRCTHAIWFPAFLCLFLFTNSLAPCAEYKYTIYFYNPETNINNFASLKKEFDLYLARFGGYQFQPFSEREIFEKLISEKKDGIFIISSWHYKQLKENISIEPILVAVSKNKSTCRRIFSTSRIINDISMLSGMNVASASSEDYTKNVLIQMFGENKGAVASSIKILSVPKEIDALMSVGFGMADAAVTTDSSLAKLSVINRKLYDTLKQLLISNETLLPIVAVPKPQDENHKKLAKIIKDMEAAVEGKNKLSMLGFDGWKILNASEKEYLEKQ; from the coding sequence TTGTCGCATACCTTTAACCATACAATTCCGTATTTTTATAAATCAGTTTTTTACAAAAGATGCACGCATGCAATATGGTTTCCCGCCTTTCTCTGCCTCTTTTTATTCACGAATAGCCTGGCGCCATGCGCTGAATATAAATACACCATCTATTTCTATAATCCGGAAACCAATATCAACAATTTTGCCTCACTCAAAAAGGAGTTCGATCTCTACCTTGCCAGATTTGGCGGGTATCAATTTCAACCGTTTAGTGAACGCGAAATATTTGAAAAACTTATCTCCGAGAAAAAAGACGGTATCTTCATTATTTCAAGCTGGCATTATAAACAACTAAAAGAAAATATTTCTATCGAACCAATCCTGGTTGCCGTATCCAAAAATAAATCTACGTGCAGGAGAATTTTTTCAACAAGCAGGATTATTAACGACATAAGCATGTTAAGTGGCATGAACGTAGCTTCCGCCAGCAGTGAAGATTACACGAAAAACGTCCTTATTCAAATGTTCGGGGAAAACAAAGGTGCTGTTGCTTCCTCTATAAAAATACTCTCTGTTCCGAAAGAAATAGACGCATTGATGTCCGTAGGTTTTGGAATGGCAGACGCTGCTGTTACCACAGATAGCAGCCTTGCAAAGCTTTCCGTAATAAACAGGAAACTGTACGACACATTAAAGCAATTATTGATCAGCAACGAAACATTGCTTCCTATTGTAGCGGTACCAAAACCCCAGGACGAAAATCACAAAAAACTGGCAAAAATAATTAAAGATATGGAAGCCGCCGTGGAAGGGAAAAACAAACTCAGTATGCTTGGGTTTGACGGATGGAAAATACTCAACGCATCGGAAAAGGAATACCTGGAAAAACAATGA
- the cmk gene encoding (d)CMP kinase, which translates to MIIAIDGPAGSGKSTVAKTLAKHLGIRYLDTGAMYRALTWKAMQHNVNLDDENALCRIMEQTQIYFESEEKGLQVFVDGRNVTKEIRSPSVTNNTHHISGKPGVRAMLVNLQRKIASKGNTVAEGRDIGTVVFPQAEKKFFLDARIEIRAKRRFRERETPDNENSLDSVIREIALRDQRDTTRKDSPLKISDDSIYIDTTNLTLNEVIHRIIKEVNPLIKNKV; encoded by the coding sequence TTGATAATAGCGATTGACGGGCCTGCCGGATCCGGCAAAAGTACGGTTGCAAAGACATTGGCAAAACACCTGGGTATTCGTTATCTTGACACGGGCGCCATGTATCGGGCATTAACATGGAAGGCTATGCAACATAATGTAAACCTCGATGATGAAAATGCTTTATGCAGGATTATGGAACAGACACAGATTTATTTTGAGAGTGAAGAAAAAGGGTTACAGGTATTTGTAGATGGCAGAAATGTAACCAAAGAAATTCGCTCACCATCGGTTACAAACAACACGCATCATATATCAGGCAAACCTGGCGTTAGGGCGATGCTGGTAAATCTGCAGAGAAAAATTGCCTCAAAAGGAAATACCGTTGCGGAGGGAAGAGACATCGGAACGGTTGTATTTCCTCAAGCGGAAAAAAAGTTTTTTCTTGACGCCAGAATAGAAATACGGGCCAAAAGACGTTTTCGCGAGAGAGAAACGCCGGACAACGAAAACTCGCTCGATAGTGTAATAAGAGAAATAGCATTACGCGACCAGCGTGACACAACAAGAAAGGATTCTCCTTTAAAAATCAGCGACGATTCAATTTACATTGATACGACAAATTTAACGTTAAACGAGGTGATTCACAGAATTATAAAAGAAGTGAATCCCCTTATAAAAAATAAAGTGTGA